The candidate division WOR-3 bacterium region CTGTATCGGTGTTCAACTCCTTCAACAGACTCTTTCTCTCTTTTGTATATGCCTTTATTTCATCTTTGTTCCGCAACTTGGGCAGTGTTTTCTCAACCTTTTTCAATCTTTCAATCTTCTCTTTAAAGGTATATATCGCGACGTTAACGACGCTGTGTTGTAAAGAAAGAATCGAAAGTTTCCTGAGGATTCTTTCTTCTTTCTCGAATATCCGCCATTCGATTGCCTTCGACTTGTCCTTTTTATATTTTTTGTAAAGCGCCAGCAGAGAATCATAATCCTTTTCTATGGATTTAACACGACGGACAAAACGCTGACGCTCAGCCCAGAACGTCCTCTTATCCATCATCGCTTCGATCTCGACACGCGAAATCTGATCGAGACTCTTATGGCACAACTCAACCTGTCTGCAGATTTCAAGTAATTTACGGACCGCACAGGGATAAGGCAGAAATTGGCGTTCAATCATCCGATACCCCGTCTCAATCTTCACGGCGAGCTCGTACTCTTCCTCTTTTGTAAGCAGGTCGTATTTAGCCAGTTCTCTGAAATAAGCACGGATCGGCTCCTCGGGTTTCAGTGATTTTTTGGAACGCAGGCGTTTGGCAGGCTCCTTCTTTTCATCCTGGACAATGGAAATACCCTGACGCGACAGCACCGCCAGGATCTCGTCGATCTCTTCGGGTGTCGCCTTTTCGGGTATCAACTTATTGATGTCATTAAGCGAAATCTTCCCCGCCGATTTTGCTTTTTCAAATATTTTCCGCGAATATTTCAATTTTACACTCCTTTTTTAAGAAAAACTCCGACGTTTTCCGCCTGAATACAGGCACTTAAAATTTTTCATTCGGCGCGACTCCGTCTAACTTAATATGAAGCATTTTCCGCTTGAGCGCATTGAGTTTCTTCTGGTACCTGGACCATTCCACTTCGTCTCCTTCTGCCTGAGCCTTACTGATCCGCGCCTTGATCTTCTTCTCCTCAATGCTGCATTTATAGCGGAAGACCGCTTCTCTGAATGCCTCTTTTGAAACCGGGAGTTCCTTGATAATCAAGGAAAGCAACTTCTCCCGTAAGACCTCATCAACTAAATTCGTCTCCGAGAGATCAGAGACGTCGAACTTTTGATCTCTAAGCATCGCCTTATAAAGTCTTTTCAAACCGGGGGTGTTGAAATCATCCGGTTTCAATACTTCCTTCACAAAATAAAAATCATCACGGCTGTTGAGTATCATCGCCATCAATCGTTCTTCGGTATTGGTATTCAGTTTCTGCACTCTTTTCTCAGTTGTCTGCTTTTTTCTGTTCATCTCTTTGAGAATAGTATCACTCGGAATGTCGAACACACGTGATGCATATTTCAAATATCTATCGAATCTGATCGGATCACGAATCCTGCTGATTATCTGAATCAAATCTTTCACCACACCAACCTCTTCTTCAACGGTTTTGGGCTTAATCACCTTCCTGTAAAAATGGAAGAAGTCCTGAGCAGAACCGAGCATCTCTTTTAATCCGTCGGCGCCTTCTTTATTTATATAAGTATCCGGATCCGTATCCTGCGGCAGTTCGGTGACGAAAACATCGACCTGCGCATTGATAAGCAGACCGATCGCTCTGAGTGCGGCTTTTATGCCGGACAGGTCTCCGTCAAAGAGAATATTAACCTTCCTGGCGAACCGTGAGATTAAAAAACACTGGCTCTCGGTCAGAGATGTTCCTAAAGGTGCGCAGAGATTCTTTATTCCTTTCTGAAAAAGACTCAGAATATCAAAATAGCCCTCAACGATAACCGCCTCACCTTTCATTCTCATCGCTTCTTTCGCCTGATACAGACCGTAAAGAATCTCACCTTTTTTGAAGATCGGGGTTTCAGGAGAGTTCAAGTATTTGGGTTTTAGATATTCATCAATCCCGCGTCCGCCAAAACCGATAATCCGTCCGGAAAGGTTGAATATCGGAAAAATAATTCTGTCTCTGAATACCTCCCGATTAGCTCCTCTGCCCGATTCTGAGCGGGAAACAAGCCCCGCCTTTATCAACCCCTCTACTGAAATTCCTTTCTGGCGCATAAAGGTGACGAGTCCACCGGAAACAGGTGCATAACCGAGTCTGAATTCCTTCAAGGAATCAATATTAATATTACGACTTTCCAGATAATGTCTTCCTCTTTTACCTATTTCCTTACTCAAACATAAAGTGTAGAACTGAGACGCATAATCATTGACCTCGTACAGCTCCTTGTATTTCAAACCTTTTGTCGTATCGATCTCGATGCCGAGATTTTTCGCCAATTTTTTAACCGCTGATGGAAAATCCAATTTTTCATACTCCATTAAAAAGTTGATGGCGCTCCCACCTTTCTTACAGCCGAAGCAATAAAAAATTCCCTTTTCCGGAACCACATAGAAAGAGGGCTCTTTCTCGGAATGGAACGGACACAAACCCCGGTAATTCTTACCGACCTTTTTCAACTGGACATACTGAGAGATCAAACCCACGATATCGGTCTGCCTTTTTATCTCTTCGATCTTCTCTTTCTCAATCATAGATTAAAATCCATCACGGTTCATCCGTCACCGGGTAATGATTCCAGTTCTTTCGGTTCCACCCAATAATAGATATTTTCAAGGCTCACCTTGAACTTACCAGCGTGTTCTTCCACGACCTGACCGGTTTTTTTCAAACTCCTGATACGTACGATCTCCCCTATGGAAGGAAAGTACGGAACCCGGGATTCATCGTCTTCATGAAGCGCTTCATCAAAGAACTTTCTCATTTCGTGCACTTTTTCAGGTTTCGGGCCTTCTTTTTTGAGCTCTTTTATGAGCCGTTCAATACTCCTCTTTGATTGAATGAGCTCCCTTTTGTATTTAGCCTTCAACTCGTCGAGTTCGCGTTTCTTCTTCAAATTGAGCTCTTCCAGTTTCGACTCATATTCTTTGATCAATCGGTTCAACTTCGCCCTTTCCTGTTGAACCTCTTTCAACTCCTTTGACAGATCACTAAACAGGTTGTTCATCGAAACCTTTTCTTTATCAAGCCGTTTCAGTGCATTCTCGAGCACACCATGGTTGATCCCCAGTTCTCCTGCCAGCCTTATGGCATTGCTCGGCTGCGGTATACCCAGAATCAACCGATAGGTCGGTCTGTCAGTGAACTCCATGCCGGCGTTGACCATATCGGTCCTGGTACTCACGAAAATCTTGAGATTCTCATTATGGGTCGTTGCAAGTACTGTGGCGCCGCGCTGTGAGAGCCGTTCAAGAATCGCGATTGCAAGCGCCGACCCTTCTTCGACTGAAGTCTGACTCATCAATTCATCCAGCAGCACAAGGGAATTGGACGGAGCCGATAATGCCTCTTTTATCTGCTTGATATGTGCCGCAAAGGTGGAAAGATGAGATTCAATACTCTGCTCATCACCGATGTCCGCGTACATCCGGTCAAAAAAGGGAATCGTGCTTCCTTCTTCCACGGGGATGAACATACCGCACTTCGCCATCAAGGCGATCAATCCCACGGTCTTTAAAACTACAGTCTTACCGCCGGCATTCGGGCCGGAAATCAAAAGAATCTTCTTATCAGAACCGATCTTCAGATTAAGGGGAACCACCTCTGTTTCGACCGTCTTCAAAATTGGATGAAAACCGTTCACAATATTGATCTGCTCATCAAATACCGGCATGGCGGCATCCAGATCCCGGGCATATTTTGCCTTGGCAAATAAAAGGTCGAGGTCAATAACCGCCTCAATATCAGCTTCAATATCCTCAATCCGAAGCCGGATCTGGTCGGTCAAAGACTTCAACACCCTCTCTATTTCTTCCTGTTCCTGAGCCGACAGTTCAAACAACCGTGCAGAATACTCGGTTATCTCCATCGGTTCGATAAACACGGTTTCACCGGAATTGGAATAAGAATGAATAATCCCCTTGAAATCGTTCTTGAAGTTCCGTTTTACCGGCAGCACAAATCTCTGATTTCGTTTTATGATTGTCGTATCCGTAAATAGAGAAGAACGCCTCGCAAGAATCCGATTGAGCGTTTCTTCAATCGTCTGTTTGATGCGTCTCTTTTCTTTTCGTATCTTCAGCAACCTTTCAGAGGCGTCGTCGCGCACCTGGTCGTATCCATCGAATATTCTGTTGATTTCATCAGTAAGTTCAGAATATTCTCCAAGTTTAATAAAGTATTCCCTCAATGAACTTTTATTGAATTTCTTTTTTAAAACCCCGATTGAATTAAACCAATATTTTAACTTAATTATATCTTCTACCGGTAAATAAGCCGAAACAGCCAATTTTTCCCGTAGAACACCAGGGTCAGCAGGTATACTGAAGTCTGCAGACTCACCAAATTTAATTATCTTCTCCACTCTTTTAAGTTCATATTCAGCGTCCTGTTTCCTTGTGAATGGCCGATATGTCAATACCCTCTGTTTTGTAGCCTCAATCTGACAGAACCCTGAGAGGATATTAAGTACCTTGGTGAGTTCTAAAACATTTTCGGCATGGGTCCGGATATCTGTTATATCTCCTCCCTCTGCCGCTTCAGTTCTTTTTTACGAGCCATTATAAGACGCCTTTTTCTCTTTTCACTCGGTTTTTCATAAACTTCGTGTTTTTTGACGTCTCTTAAAATCCCTGCACGCTCGACTGACTTGCGAAAACGTCTGATAGCGTTATCAAAAGATTCGCCCTCGTAGACCGTGATCTTCGTCATCTATTTTTGCACCTCCTTTCGACAATTACATTATAGCGAAAAATCGGGCTTTGTCAAGGGGTAATTTTAAAAAAGTCTTAAAATTATGGCATTTTTCTCAATTTTCAGTGGATTTTAAGGGACTGTTCCATGATCTTTACGCCTGCCGAGGTTCCGATGCGGTCTGCACCTGCTTTGAGCAGCGCTTTTACAGTCTCAAGATCACGAATACCACCCGAGGCTTTGATATGCAGCTTATCACCGACTGTCTGTTTTAAAAGCCGCACATCTTCTATTGTGGCTCCTTGTTTTGAAAAACCGGTTGAAGTCTTTACAAATTTCGCCCCACTTTCCATAATAATCCGGGCAGCGGCTTTTTTCTCAGCATCATCCAGTAAACAGGTCTCAATAATGACCTTTACTATCCTGCCCTGGGCAGCATTAACCACTGCCTTGATCTCTTTTCCGACATACTTATAATCCCTGCTCTTAAACCTGCCGATATTCATTACCACATCAATCTCATCACAGCCCTTATCTATAAGATCCAGGGCAGCATAGACCTTTACCTTTGTGCTCGATGCACCCAAGGGAAATCCCACAACACTGCATACCTTTATCTCTTCAGGAAGGGCGCTGTGCAGCAGTTCCACCCAGCAGGGATTCACCACCGCCGCATAGAATCGGTATTTTTTGACTGAATCGATAAACACCAGTATATCATCCTTAGCGGCGTCTGGTTTTAAAATCGTCTGATCTATGTATTTATTGATCTTTTTCATACAGGAATCATAATGGAATTTCAGGGGTTTGTCAATAATAGAGGTAAATACACGATTTAAGCATAAACAGGCTTTGTCATTCTGAGTCCGCCGCAGGCGGACGAAGAATCTTAATGACTTAATGACTCAATAACTCAATGACCAATGACTAAATGTCCCTTCCAGCGCAGCTCCCTTCCAGCACCGCTCCCTTTCTCCGTTTCCCCGTTTCTCCCTTTCTCCGTTTCCAACGCTCACAACGATCCAAACGCTCTAAACGCTCCCTTGTCATTCTGAGCGAAGCGAAGAATCTCAATGGAATTCATCCTGTCGACATACGTATGGAATTCTCTCAACAACTGAAAATTAACTTAAATAATCCTTTAACAACAGAATTCTTATCTCCTCTATTTGAGTAAGATTTTTATCATTAGTCAAAAAAGCATCTACATTCACACTCAATGCCGCAGAGATCTGCAAAGCGTCAAGTGTTCGAAGACTAAAATATTTACCTTTTAACCTACCAGCTCGCTCCGCGATAATTGGATCAATTTCAACAAGACACAGTCCGTTTGTTAAAAAATTAATGAATTCCACCACCAAATATTCCCTACCAAGTTGAACCGGCTTCACTAAAACTTCGGTCAAGGTCAACACCGATGAAAAAACTGTTAATCGTCCCTGTGATAAAATCTCCATAATTTGCTTAACTAAAGGACCAAATTCAGGATGAGCTTCAATATAATAAATAATCGGAGCCGTATCAATAAAAATAGATTTGATTTTATTGATTTCCTCAACTAAAAGCATTCTATTTGAAACGGTCTTCCCTTAATCGAATTACATAATCTTGAACATCTTTATTATGCCATAATCCTTTACCTAAACCATAAACTCGATTTACATCAAATTTATTATGTTTTACTGTCTGTTTTTCCAGTAAACGATGGATAAATTCATCAACTAACTTCAACAACTCTTCGGGTGTTAATTTTTCAGCTTCCCGCTTGATTCTTTCTAAAATTGTGGCCATATTTCCTCCATTATCTATAAATAAATGTAATCAAAATTCACATAAAGTCAAGACTACCAATGTATGTGTAGCTACAATATATACCATTATTTACGATAGTTCGGAAGGTAATTTGATTTCTGATTCTTTTATCTCATTATAAGTAAAATCGCCATATTCCATATAAAGCCACAAATTTATTTTTCCCTTTCTTCTTCAACGCGAATTCTTTCAATTGTGATTCAATGACTTTCAATTCCATTTCCAGAGTTAATATCTTCTTTGATAATGAAGCTTCAATCATATCTTTTCTCCTTAATTTTATTATAAACGAGAAACAACTGAAGTCAAGAGATAAATGCAAACGGGGACATACCTCGGTTGCACTATGACTCAATGACCAATAAAGTTTCCGCTATTTATCGTCTTTTTTTATTTCTTCCTCTCCCGGATCACCCTCAATCGGTATATACCACCTCTCTTTGTTCTCTTTCCACCACCTCACACACTCCTCAGGTGTGGCGTCCTCTTTGACCTCTCCGTCAGTAAGTTCGGACACCGCAGGAATTAATGCAGTATCACCTTCAGATATCTTTTCAATCAGATAGGGCAATACAATAATACCCATATCAATTATCCATTGATATTTTTCTTTTGCTTTTTCGGTTTCCCCTTCTTTCCTTAAACTCTGCCACTCGGTATATAACTTTTTAAATCGCTGGGGGGTCTGCTTTCGGCCCTCACGCCACCAGTAAATATATAACTTAGCTTCATCTCTTGAATCACGGCAACCAAAAGATTTATATTCTTCTTTTTCAAAAAACTTTTTGGTAATCATCTGTAGAGAAAGAGTTATAAAAAAATCGCCCGCTTCCATTTTCTCAATTATATGAGGAATTACAGCTGGTCCTAAGTCCGCAATTCTCCGATATTTCCACCATTCCTCAGGTCCAATTGTTGAACGTAGAATCCGAATTGAAAGCGGCTCTTTTATAGGTCTATTGTATTCTTCCTCAAATTTCGCTCTAACCTCTGCTGAATCGACACCTGCAGTAGAAGAATACGGCCATAAAATTAACAAAAACCCAAAAACCACAAATAATAAATTATCAATTGAAGAATATTCTTGCATTGCTCACTCCTTTCATCTATAGAACCTAGTTGGAATCCCATAAACGGGTCCGTTCAATTGATTCCATATGTGCTCAATCTTCTCACCTTGTCCACATTTACTTTCATACATTATCCACTTTCCTGCACCGCAATCGCATTTATAGCGCCTTGCTCCATGAAAACCGATTGATTTACCAATAAGTTTACTATCGGGCGGTTCACTTAGGTAATTCCAACCCCTCGCTGGTGGTGGTTCATTTAAATAATTCCAATCTCCTACATACGAATAGTACATTGCCTTGGCAATTTTTGCTTTTTCTTCATCTGAACCTGAGGTGACTAACTTCCATCCCTTTTTCTTAAAATAAAAACTATCCATATCAACGTCTTCAAATATACCATTGTGGTTACCGTAATTCATATCAATGTAGTTTGGGTTATACCAAACATTGCTTTCACCTACAGACCATGCTATGCAATTGTATTCTGGCCTTGAATATTTCTTGTTTCCGACAACCCGCAGGTCTTGAGTAACACTCCATTCACAACCTTTCAAATTAGGAAATATGTTAGGATTTTGATAGTTATCCTTTTGGACATAAGTAGGATTCAATTCCCAATGCCACTCTTGTGTTATTGGGTTATAAATCCGAAAGTATACTGCTTCAGGTTCGGTCCTCGGTTGTCTACCACAATCCGCAGCAATAAATGTATATTTCACTAAATCACCTGTCCAACGAGTACCTGAGGCATCGTAATACCAGATAAAAAGATGGCCTTCTGCATTGTACCCCAGACCTTCAACCCAAAGATTCTCCTTCAAATTCTCAAACTCCTGCCGTTCTGATGGAATCGCAAGATTCCAGGACTTTACATCATTGTCATACAATACTTTCTTATCAGCACCTTTATTCGAACTGCTCCAGACACGAATACTCGCATTGTCTCGTTTTAACTCCACCCTACCAGTATGTAATAACGGCTTCATCTCAATCTTTACCAACTCCAAATCATCCTCCCCACTCACCGGACCATCCTCAAGATAATCACCACCAGGATGACGACCCTCCGAACCCGCTATTGAATTATCGCTGTTATTAT contains the following coding sequences:
- a CDS encoding DNA primase → MIEKEKIEEIKRQTDIVGLISQYVQLKKVGKNYRGLCPFHSEKEPSFYVVPEKGIFYCFGCKKGGSAINFLMEYEKLDFPSAVKKLAKNLGIEIDTTKGLKYKELYEVNDYASQFYTLCLSKEIGKRGRHYLESRNINIDSLKEFRLGYAPVSGGLVTFMRQKGISVEGLIKAGLVSRSESGRGANREVFRDRIIFPIFNLSGRIIGFGGRGIDEYLKPKYLNSPETPIFKKGEILYGLYQAKEAMRMKGEAVIVEGYFDILSLFQKGIKNLCAPLGTSLTESQCFLISRFARKVNILFDGDLSGIKAALRAIGLLINAQVDVFVTELPQDTDPDTYINKEGADGLKEMLGSAQDFFHFYRKVIKPKTVEEEVGVVKDLIQIISRIRDPIRFDRYLKYASRVFDIPSDTILKEMNRKKQTTEKRVQKLNTNTEERLMAMILNSRDDFYFVKEVLKPDDFNTPGLKRLYKAMLRDQKFDVSDLSETNLVDEVLREKLLSLIIKELPVSKEAFREAVFRYKCSIEEKKIKARISKAQAEGDEVEWSRYQKKLNALKRKMLHIKLDGVAPNEKF
- the rpsU gene encoding 30S ribosomal protein S21; amino-acid sequence: MTKITVYEGESFDNAIRRFRKSVERAGILRDVKKHEVYEKPSEKRKRRLIMARKKELKRQREEI
- the deoC gene encoding deoxyribose-phosphate aldolase — its product is MKKINKYIDQTILKPDAAKDDILVFIDSVKKYRFYAAVVNPCWVELLHSALPEEIKVCSVVGFPLGASSTKVKVYAALDLIDKGCDEIDVVMNIGRFKSRDYKYVGKEIKAVVNAAQGRIVKVIIETCLLDDAEKKAAARIIMESGAKFVKTSTGFSKQGATIEDVRLLKQTVGDKLHIKASGGIRDLETVKALLKAGADRIGTSAGVKIMEQSLKIH
- a CDS encoding PIN domain-containing protein; amino-acid sequence: MLLVEEINKIKSIFIDTAPIIYYIEAHPEFGPLVKQIMEILSQGRLTVFSSVLTLTEVLVKPVQLGREYLVVEFINFLTNGLCLVEIDPIIAERAGRLKGKYFSLRTLDALQISAALSVNVDAFLTNDKNLTQIEEIRILLLKDYLS